One part of the Alosa alosa isolate M-15738 ecotype Scorff River chromosome 4, AALO_Geno_1.1, whole genome shotgun sequence genome encodes these proteins:
- the csrnp2 gene encoding cysteine/serine-rich nuclear protein 2 isoform X2: METVGTLGLKRKFDEVDSGSPFSTPKDSDDDISSSDSADSCDSLNAPSSSLTPTSILRRPRPALGRKRVRFDSVTVYYFSRRQGFTSVPSQGGSSLGMARHHCDIRHYTLGEFAREQESSHRLILRQHLRQEKLNARKMKLTRNGTVECAQAELLTLDDVSDEDLDVESVEVDDCFFLQPLPTKRRRALLRASGINRIDAREKAELRTIRLSREECGCDCRFYCDPRHCGCSQAGIKCQVDRMSFPCGCSREGCGNGAGRIEFNPLRVRTHYLHTIMKLDLEKRGLLGEVLEDDPEAPTPSPSMSPSPSLSPGSELEADARAVQALLAEHDSLERENETAVLHLQSAEERERRRREQEQEEVVALEMEVQHEEEPTLCLLAGQLVEEARRAEAVEGMLIQGAFPGGTALLCIAQEPVGQQEAPLQPEEQEEQQEAALQPVEQQEEQEKEAQREPQPQEEQERCLLKDQPAAPLLYYQIGQMEASAVQSHATAEEAERECAEGKEGTGRGQGGGGGEEGDTESGGHELATSKQSSGESSPLSAEDPRPESRGEEEEEEEEEEEEPPSPPEESLDRPPCQQVCLLSGPDALELPTEV, from the exons ATGGAGACAGTGGGGACACTGGGCCTGAAGCGAAAATTCGACGAGGTGGACAGCGGCTCGCCCTTCTCCACGCCCAAGGACTCCGACGATGACATCTCCAGTAGCGACAGCGCAGACAGCTGCGATAGTCTCAATgccccctccagctccctcaCGC CGACCTCCATCCTCAGGCGCCCGCGGCCGGCGCTGGGGCGGAAGCGCGTGCGTTTCGACTCGGTGACGGTGTACTACTTCTCCCGGCGCCAGGGCTTCACCAGCGTGCCCAGTCAGGGGGGCAGCTCTCTGGGCATGGCGCGCCACCACTGCGACATCCGCCACTACACGCTGGGCGAGTTTGCCCGCGAGCAGGAGAGCAGCCACAGGCTCATCCTGCGCCAACACCTGCGCCAGGAGAAGCTCAACGCCCGCAAGAtgaag CTGACCCGTAACGGGACGGTGGAGTGCGCCCAGGCCGAGCTCCTCACCCTGGACGACGTGTCGGACGAGGACCTGGACGTGGAGAGCGTGGAGGTGGACGACTGCTTCTTCCTGCAGCCGCTGCCCACCAAACGCCGCCGGGCGCTCCTACGCGCCTCGGGCATCAACCGCATCGACGCACGTGAGAAGGCCGAGCTGCGCACCATCCGTCTCTCGCGCGAGGAGTGCGGCTGCGACTGTCGCTTCTACTGCGACCCACGCCACTGCGGCTGCAGCCAGGCGGGCATCAAATGCCAG GTGGACAGGATGTCGTTCCCTTGTGGCTGCTCGCGGGAGGGTTGTGGCAACGGCGCCGGTCGGATCGAGTTCAACCCCCTCCGCGTGCGCACGCACTACCTGCACACCATCATGAAGCTGGACCTGGAGAAGCGTGGGCTGCTGGGCGAGGTTCTGGAGGACGACCCCGAGGCGCCCACGCCGTCCCCGTCCATGTCTCCGTCTCCCTCACTGTCCCCGGGCTCGGAGCTGGAGGCGGACGCGCGGGCGGTCCAGGCGCTGCTGGCCGAGCACGACAGCCTGGAGCGTGAGAACGAGACGGCCGTGCTGCACCTGCAGAGCGCCGAGGAGCGCGAGCGGAGGAGGCgcgagcaggagcaggaggaggtggtggcgcTGGAGATGGAGGTGCAGCACGAGGAGGAGCCCACGCTCTGCCTCCTGGCGGGCCAGCTGGTGGAGGAGGCGCGCAGGGCGGAGGCCGTGGAGGGCATGCTGATCCAGGGGGCCTTCCCTGGGGGCACAGCGCTGCTCTGCATCGCACAGGAGCCCGTGGGCCAGCAGGAGGCGCCGCTGCAGCCTGAGGAGCaagaggagcagcaggaggcAGCGCTGCAGCCTgtggagcagcaggaggagcaggagaaagAGGCACAGCGAGAGCCACAGccgcaggaggagcaggagcgcTGCCTCCTGAAAGACCAGCCCGCCGCTCCACTGCTGTACTACCAGATCGGCCAGATGGAGGCCAGCGCCGTCCAGTCCCACGCCACAGCTGAGGAAGCGGAGCGGGAGTGCGCGGAGGGCAAGGAGGGCACTGGGCGTGgccaggggggaggaggaggagaggagggagacacGGAGAGTGGGGGCCACGAACTGGCCACCAGCAAGCAGAGCTCGGGTGAGAGCTCGCCCTTGTCCGCGGAGGATCCACGCCCTGAGAGCAGaggtgaggaggaagaggaggaggaggaggaggaggaggagccccCCAGTCCGCCTGAAGAGAGCCTCGATCGGCCACCGTGCCAGCAGGTGTGCCTCCTGTCTGGGCCAGATGCACTAGAGCTCCCCACCGAAGTCTAA
- the csrnp2 gene encoding cysteine/serine-rich nuclear protein 2 isoform X1, with translation METVGTLGLKRKFDEVDSGSPFSTPKDSDDDISSSDSADSCDSLNAPSSSLTRKASPATSILRRPRPALGRKRVRFDSVTVYYFSRRQGFTSVPSQGGSSLGMARHHCDIRHYTLGEFAREQESSHRLILRQHLRQEKLNARKMKLTRNGTVECAQAELLTLDDVSDEDLDVESVEVDDCFFLQPLPTKRRRALLRASGINRIDAREKAELRTIRLSREECGCDCRFYCDPRHCGCSQAGIKCQVDRMSFPCGCSREGCGNGAGRIEFNPLRVRTHYLHTIMKLDLEKRGLLGEVLEDDPEAPTPSPSMSPSPSLSPGSELEADARAVQALLAEHDSLERENETAVLHLQSAEERERRRREQEQEEVVALEMEVQHEEEPTLCLLAGQLVEEARRAEAVEGMLIQGAFPGGTALLCIAQEPVGQQEAPLQPEEQEEQQEAALQPVEQQEEQEKEAQREPQPQEEQERCLLKDQPAAPLLYYQIGQMEASAVQSHATAEEAERECAEGKEGTGRGQGGGGGEEGDTESGGHELATSKQSSGESSPLSAEDPRPESRGEEEEEEEEEEEEPPSPPEESLDRPPCQQVCLLSGPDALELPTEV, from the exons ATGGAGACAGTGGGGACACTGGGCCTGAAGCGAAAATTCGACGAGGTGGACAGCGGCTCGCCCTTCTCCACGCCCAAGGACTCCGACGATGACATCTCCAGTAGCGACAGCGCAGACAGCTGCGATAGTCTCAATgccccctccagctccctcaCGCGTAAGGCCAGCCCAG CGACCTCCATCCTCAGGCGCCCGCGGCCGGCGCTGGGGCGGAAGCGCGTGCGTTTCGACTCGGTGACGGTGTACTACTTCTCCCGGCGCCAGGGCTTCACCAGCGTGCCCAGTCAGGGGGGCAGCTCTCTGGGCATGGCGCGCCACCACTGCGACATCCGCCACTACACGCTGGGCGAGTTTGCCCGCGAGCAGGAGAGCAGCCACAGGCTCATCCTGCGCCAACACCTGCGCCAGGAGAAGCTCAACGCCCGCAAGAtgaag CTGACCCGTAACGGGACGGTGGAGTGCGCCCAGGCCGAGCTCCTCACCCTGGACGACGTGTCGGACGAGGACCTGGACGTGGAGAGCGTGGAGGTGGACGACTGCTTCTTCCTGCAGCCGCTGCCCACCAAACGCCGCCGGGCGCTCCTACGCGCCTCGGGCATCAACCGCATCGACGCACGTGAGAAGGCCGAGCTGCGCACCATCCGTCTCTCGCGCGAGGAGTGCGGCTGCGACTGTCGCTTCTACTGCGACCCACGCCACTGCGGCTGCAGCCAGGCGGGCATCAAATGCCAG GTGGACAGGATGTCGTTCCCTTGTGGCTGCTCGCGGGAGGGTTGTGGCAACGGCGCCGGTCGGATCGAGTTCAACCCCCTCCGCGTGCGCACGCACTACCTGCACACCATCATGAAGCTGGACCTGGAGAAGCGTGGGCTGCTGGGCGAGGTTCTGGAGGACGACCCCGAGGCGCCCACGCCGTCCCCGTCCATGTCTCCGTCTCCCTCACTGTCCCCGGGCTCGGAGCTGGAGGCGGACGCGCGGGCGGTCCAGGCGCTGCTGGCCGAGCACGACAGCCTGGAGCGTGAGAACGAGACGGCCGTGCTGCACCTGCAGAGCGCCGAGGAGCGCGAGCGGAGGAGGCgcgagcaggagcaggaggaggtggtggcgcTGGAGATGGAGGTGCAGCACGAGGAGGAGCCCACGCTCTGCCTCCTGGCGGGCCAGCTGGTGGAGGAGGCGCGCAGGGCGGAGGCCGTGGAGGGCATGCTGATCCAGGGGGCCTTCCCTGGGGGCACAGCGCTGCTCTGCATCGCACAGGAGCCCGTGGGCCAGCAGGAGGCGCCGCTGCAGCCTGAGGAGCaagaggagcagcaggaggcAGCGCTGCAGCCTgtggagcagcaggaggagcaggagaaagAGGCACAGCGAGAGCCACAGccgcaggaggagcaggagcgcTGCCTCCTGAAAGACCAGCCCGCCGCTCCACTGCTGTACTACCAGATCGGCCAGATGGAGGCCAGCGCCGTCCAGTCCCACGCCACAGCTGAGGAAGCGGAGCGGGAGTGCGCGGAGGGCAAGGAGGGCACTGGGCGTGgccaggggggaggaggaggagaggagggagacacGGAGAGTGGGGGCCACGAACTGGCCACCAGCAAGCAGAGCTCGGGTGAGAGCTCGCCCTTGTCCGCGGAGGATCCACGCCCTGAGAGCAGaggtgaggaggaagaggaggaggaggaggaggaggaggagccccCCAGTCCGCCTGAAGAGAGCCTCGATCGGCCACCGTGCCAGCAGGTGTGCCTCCTGTCTGGGCCAGATGCACTAGAGCTCCCCACCGAAGTCTAA